The Motacilla alba alba isolate MOTALB_02 chromosome 27, Motacilla_alba_V1.0_pri, whole genome shotgun sequence genome includes a window with the following:
- the LOC119712258 gene encoding keratin, type I cytoskeletal 14-like, protein MSCGTKSSTTSTMRISSGGGGGGGRCSGGGGGGGRSGGYSSVSSRKYTSSGGSGGFSGRSFGGGGSRSSYGGGFSSGSCGRISRSSYGGRMSGGSYGGGMSCGSMGGGFGSGGGGFGGMGGGYGGGGYSGGGFSGFGGSGGFGGGGSYGGGSFGGMGFGDDAGLLSTNEKLTMQNLNDRLASYMDKVRRLEEENSQLEQLIREWYKNQAPSQSKDYSQYYRTIEELQNQIVGANVDLNRMLLDMDNTRMTVDDFRLKYETEYTLHQSVASDINGLRPLLDQLTLSRSDLETQFESLKEELIFLKKNHEEEMRGLQGQSGGDVNVEVNATPGINLMEKLNEMRCEYERLIENNRKEVESWYETKMEEVNQQVHSSGQEIQSSNQQISELRREYQSLEIELQSQISMIDSLQSNLDDTERRYNMQLQQIQAMIAPLEEELASIRCEMESQNEEYKMLLGIKTRLEQEIQQYRALLEEGQQDLVIPAGGMGGGMGGGMGGGRIGGGGYSGGGRGGSGGMSGGYGGGGSGMGGGMGGGSCGGGMGGGSGGGGMGGGSGGMGGGSGGGCIGGGGGGRTSGGISSSHSYSSSSQSQSCRSGGESQGYGRKSFD, encoded by the exons ATGAGCTGTGGCACCAAATCTTCGACCACCAGTACCATGAGAATTAGCagtggagggggaggaggtggtggAAGATGCAGTGGTGGAGGTGGTGGAGGGGGTAGGTCTGGTGGATACTCCTCGGTGTCCTCAAGAAAATACACCTCTTCCGGAGGCAGCGGGGGCTTTTCTGGGAGAAGCTTTGGTggaggaggctccaggagcagctaTGGGGGGGGCTTCAGCAGCGGCAGCTGTGGCAGGATCAGCCGCAGCAGCTACGGGGGGAGAATGAGTGGTGGCAGCTACGGAGGAGGAATGAGCTGTGGCAGCATGGGAGGAGGATTTGGATCAGGaggggggggatttgggggaatgGGAGGTGGTTACGGAGGTGGTGGATACAGTGGAGGTGGATTTAGTGGCTTCggtggcagtggtggctttggtggtggtggcagctATGGAGGAGGCAGTTTTGGTGGCATGGGCTTTGGGGACGATGCTGGCTTGCTCTCCACAAACGAGAAGCTGACCATGCAGAACCTCAACGATCGCCTGGCGTCGTACATGGATAAAGTGCGACGCTTGGAGGAAGAAAACTCCCAGCTTGAGCAGCTGATCAGGGAGTGGTACAAAAATCAAGCTCCCTCTCAGAGCAAGGATTACAGCCAATATTACAGGACAATTGAGGAGCTGCAAAACCAG ATTGTTGGTGCCAATGTGGACCTTAACAGGATGCTCCTTGACATGGACAACACCAGAATGACTGTGGATGACTTCAGACTGAA GTATGAGACTGAATATACCCTCCACCAGAGTGTGGCAAGTGACATCAATGGATTACGCCCACTTTTGGATCAACTGACTCTGTCCAGATCTGACTTGGAGACACAGTTTGAGTCCCTGAAAGAGGAACTGATCTTCCTGAAGAAGAACCATGAAGAG gaaatgagAGGACTGCAAGGCCAGTCTGGTGGAGATGTCAATGTGGAGGTCAATGCTACTCCTGGCATTAActtaatggaaaaattaaatgagatGCGCTGCGAGTACGAGAGGCTCATTGAGAACAACCGGAAGGAGGTGGAAAGCTGGTATGAAACCAAG ATGGAAGAAGTTAATCAACAAGTCCACTCCAGTGGCCAGGAGATACAATCAAGCAACCAGCAGATCTCTGAGCTGAGGCGTGAATATCAGAGCCTGGAAATTGAGCTGCAGTCACAGATCAGCATG atCGACTCCCTGCAGTCCAACCTGGATGACACAGAACGTCGTTACAacatgcagctgcagcagatccAGGCCATGATCGCGCCCTtggaggaggagctggccaGCATCCGCTGCGAGATGGAGAGCCAGAACGAGGAGTACAAGATGCTGCTGGGCATCAAGACCCGCCTGGAGCAGGAGATCCAGCAGTACCGGGCACTCCTggaggaggggcagcaggatCTTGT aATCCCAGCAGGAGGAATGGGAGGAGGCATGGGAGGAGGCATGGGAGGTGGTAGAATTGGAGGTGGTGGTTAttctggaggaggaagaggaggaagtggTGGCATGAGTGGTGGATATGGAGGTGGTGGCAGCGGAATGGGAGGAGGAATGGGAGGAGGAAGCTGTGGAGGAGGAATGGGAGGAGGAAGTGGTGGAGGAGGAATGGGAGGAGGAAGTGGAGGAATGGGAGGGGGAAGCGGCGGTGGATGCattggaggaggaggaggaggaagaaccTCAGGAGGCATCAGCAGTTCCCACTCCTACTCTTCATCTTCCCAGTCCCAGTCCTGCAGGAGTGGAGGTGAAAGCCAAG GGTatggaagaaaatcttttgaCTAA
- the LOC119712176 gene encoding keratin, type I cytoskeletal 14-like, producing MSCSIKRTSSTSYRSGGGAGGACGGSSGRSSSVSCRRYASSVIGGGSYGGAACGGYGGGLSMGGLAGGFGGGFAGSCGPGGDLLLSGNEKVTMQNLNDRLAAYLDKVRRLEEENAQLEHHIREWYRKQAPSVSKDYSSYYQTIEQLQNQIISATVDNNRMLLDIDNSKMTADDFRMKYENELVIRQTVEADINGLRNLMDDLTLVRSSLESELESLKDELIALKRNHEEEMRQLQSQTGGDVSVEVNAAPGEDLTKILNDLRDEYEQIIAKNRKEVEQWYEVKIQEVNQQVTSSSQDIQTSSHQLTELRREMQNLEIELQAQLSTKSSLENSLAETESRYSFLLQQIQAQVNSVEEELASIRCEMEGQSQEYKMLLGIKTRLEQEIQQYRALLQEGQQDLVASQGAFQAGGKSSQSYSASYSHSQSGDMSGQSRVC from the exons ATGAGCTGCAGCATCAAGAGAACGTCCAGCACCTCGTACAGGAGCGGAGGAGGAGCCGGAGGCGCCTGCGGAGGCAGCAGCGGCCGCAGCTCCTCCGTGTCCTGCCGGCGCTACGCCTCCTCCGTCATCGGCGGGGGCAGCTACGGCGGGGCAGCCTGCGGGGGCTACGGCGGCGGCCTGAGCATGGGCGGCCTCGCCGGGGGCTTCGGCGGGGGCTTCGCGGGCAGCTGCGGCCCCGGGGGGGACCTGCTGCTCAGCGGCAATGAGAAGGTCACCATGCAGAACCTCAACGACCGCCTGGCCGCTTACCTGGACAAGGTGCGAAGGCTGGAGGAAGAGAACGCTCAGCTGGAGCACCACATCCGGGAGTGGTACAGGAAACAAGCTCCCAGCGTCTCCAAGGACTACAGCTCCTACTACCAGACCATCGAACAACTCCAGAACCAG ATCATTTCTGCCACTGTGGACAACAACAGAATGCTTCTGGACATTGATAACAGCAAGATGACTGCTGATGACTTCAGAATGAA gtATGAGAATGAGCTGGTCATCCGTCAGACCGTGGAGGCTGACATCAATGGCCTGAGAAATCTCATGGATGACCTGACTCTGGTTAGATCTTCTCTGGAATCTGAGCTGGAGTCCTTGAAGGATGAGCTGATTGCTCTCAAGAGAAACCATGAGGAG GAAATGAGGCAGCTCCAGTCCCAAACTGGTGGCGACGTGAGCGTGGAGGTCAATGCTGCCCCTGGAGAAGACTTGACAAAGATCCTGAATGACCTGAGAGATGAATATGAGCAGATCATTGCGAAGAACCGCAAGGAGGTGGAGCAGTGGTATGAGGTCAAG ATCCAAGAAGTCAACCAGCAGGTCActtccagcagccaggacatccagaccagcagccaccagctgaCCGAGCTGAGGCGCGAGATGCAGAACCTGGAGATcgagctgcaggcacagctcagcacg AAAAGCTCTCTGGAAAACTCCCTGGCAGAAACCGAGTCTCGCTacagcttcctgctgcagcaaatCCAGGCGCAGGTCAACTctgtggaggaggagctggccaGCATCCGCTGTGAGATGGAGGGTCAGAGCCAGGAGTACAAGATGCTCCTGGGTATAAAAACCCGCCTGGAGCAGGAGATCCAGCAGTACcgggcactgctgcaggaggggcagcaggatCTTGT tgccTCCCAAGGAGCTTTCCAAGCAGGTGGAAAATCCTCCCAGTCATACTCTGCTTCCTACTCTCATTCCCAGAGTGGAGATATGTCAG GGCAGTCAAGAGTGTGCTAG
- the LOC119712177 gene encoding keratin, type I cytoskeletal 15-like: MSCSIKRTSSTSYRSGGGAGGACGGSSGRSSSVSCRRYASSVIGGGSYGGAACGGYGGGLSMGGLAGGFGGGFAGSCGPGGDLLLSGNEKVTMQNLNDRLAAYLDKVRRLEEENAQLEHHIREWYRKQAPSVSKDYSSYYQTIEQLQNQIISATVDNNRMILDIDNSKMTADDFRMKYENELVIRQTVEADINGLRNILDGLTTTRSSLESELESLRDELIALKRNHEEEMRQLQSQTGGDVSVEVNAAPGEDLTKILNDLRDEYEQIIAKNRKEVEQWYEVKIQEVNQQVTSSSQDIQTSSHQLTELRREMQNLEIELQAQLSTKSSLENSLAETESRYGRMLQQIQMQINSVEEELGSIRCEMEGQSQEYKMLLGIKMRLEQEIQQYRSLLQEGQQDLVSSQGALQGGGMSSHSSTSYCHGQSSDKAGQSRVC; this comes from the exons ATGAGCTGCAGCATCAAGAGAACGTCCAGCACCTCGTACAGGAGCGGAGGAGGAGCCGGAGGCGCCTGCGGAGGCAGCAGCGGCCGCAGCTCCTCCGTGTCCTGCCGGCGCTACGCCTCCTCCGTCATCGGCGGGGGCAGCTACGGCGGGGCAGCCTGCGGGGGCTACGGCGGCGGCCTGAGCATGGGCGGCCTCGCCGGGGGCTTCGGCGGGGGCTTCGCGGGCAGCTGCGGCCCCGGGGGGGACCTGCTGCTCAGCGGCAATGAGAAGGTCACCATGCAGAACCTCAACGACCGCCTGGCCGCTTACCTGGACAAGGTGCGAAGGCTGGAGGAAGAGAACGCTCAGCTGGAGCACCACATCCGGGAGTGGTACAGGAAACAAGCTCCCAGCGTCTCCAAGGACTACAGCTCCTACTACCAGACCATCGAACAACTCCAGAACCAG ATCATTTCTGCTACTGTGGACAACAACAGGATGATTCTGGACATTGACAACAGCAAGATGACTGCCGATGACTTCAGAATGAA GTATGAGAACGAGCTGGTCATCCGTCAGACCGTGGAGGCTGACATCAATGGCCTGAGAAACATCCTGGATGGTCTCACTACCACTCGGTCTTCACTGGAGTCTGAGCTGGAGTCCTTGAGGGATGAGCTGATTGCTCTCAAGAGAAACCATGAGGAG GAAATGAGGCAGCTCCAGTCCCAAACTGGTGGCGACGTGAGCGTGGAGGTCAATGCTGCCCCTGGAGAAGACTTGACAAAGATCCTGAATGACCTGAGAGATGAATATGAGCAGATCATTGCGAAGAACCGCAAGGAGGTGGAGCAGTGGTATGAGGTCAAG ATCCAAGAAGTCAACCAGCAGGTCActtccagcagccaggacatccagaccagcagccaccagctgaCCGAGCTGAGGCGCGAGATGCAGAACCTGGAGATcgagctgcaggcacagctcagcacg AAAAGCTCTCTGGAAAACTCCCTGGCAGAAACCGAGTCTCGCTATGGCCGCATGCTCCAACAAATCCAGATGCAGATCAACTCcgtggaggaggagctgggcagcatCCGCTGTGAGATGGAGGGTCAGAGCCAGGAGTACAAGATGCTCCTGGGCATCAAGATGCGCCTGGAGCAGGAGATCCAGCAGTACCGGtcgctgctgcaggaggggcagcaggatCTTGT ATCTTCTCAAGGAGCTCTCCAAGGAGGAGGTATGTCCTCCCACTCTTCTACTTCTTACTGTCATGGTCAGTCGAGTGATAAGGCAG GCCAGTCAAGAGTGTGTTAA